The genomic segment GCAGCGGTGCGAGAGTGTGCCCCAGGAATGATTTGCGTGACACGCCGGCCAGCAGCGGACACCCCAGCGAAAGCAACTCTGCCTGTCGCGCCAGCAAGCTGTAGTTCTCTCCGAATCGCTTGCCGAAACCATATCCTGGATCAAGCACAATGGCATTGCGCCGAATACCCGCTCTCTCTGCCACGGAAAGGCTCTCGCTCAATCCGTCGCGAACCAGCCTCAGCACCGCATGGCCACCCAACCGCTCCTGTCCTCGCCACTGATCGGGCTTCCCGCGCGTGTGCATCAGGATCACGCCTGCACCAGTTTCAGCGCAGACGCGCGGCATATCTGCATCCCATGTGAATCCGCTGACGTCGTTGATAATCTCCGCACCCGCGGCGAGCGCCTCGCTCGCGGTCGCTGCCTTGTAGGTATCCACCGACAACACCGCGTCCGGCCGCGCTCTGCGAATCCCCTCAATCACCGGCAGCAACCGCGCCTGCTCCTCCTCCGCGCTTACTGCCGCATCCGCTCCGCCAGCTCGCGATCCCGGCCGCGTGCTCTCCGC from the Occallatibacter riparius genome contains:
- the folP gene encoding dihydropteroate synthase; this encodes MYVRRTVSEWHLRTRSLEVGARTLVMGVVNITPDSFSDGGVSFSHADAVGRALQLMDEGADLLDLGAESTRPGSRAGGADAAVSAEEEQARLLPVIEGIRRARPDAVLSVDTYKAATASEALAAGAEIINDVSGFTWDADMPRVCAETGAGVILMHTRGKPDQWRGQERLGGHAVLRLVRDGLSESLSVAERAGIRRNAIVLDPGYGFGKRFGENYSLLARQAELLSLGCPLLAGVSRKSFLGHTLAPLHDGEPAPVNQRENASLAAMVAAILQGASIVRVHSVRAAAEAARIADAALYAF